From the genome of Aphanothece sacrum FPU1, one region includes:
- a CDS encoding methyl-accepting chemotaxis protein encodes MTQTSPKPTPNPHQNNGYVSGSTINNPQKQNQNQLSSTQQIRRQLTPSLPLTWWQTLTLRYKAMIVATLIGVVPVVIVGTIAYQVANRAITQQITQLKTSQGVELTNKINRFMSDRYLDIQTIATLETFTNSELRNTISPLEKQKLLNKLINIYKLYDSIAVFDLKGNVIGQSKGIYLKNHKERSYFQEVLKTNVPIMTQPLVSKVDGTFNIYTAAPIKDKATGQTVAIVRARLPVKFLQKLLPNRDISQGEFYLINNTKEVFFAPSGVQITQLNTLGKTNLKTEKIEHKSINVDSIFPNFAQLSQNKLATTLKSSKNFVTYVPFESLENLPDLGWSVIITLDNAMAFASQKQLLSTLLWGTLIASGIVGVLAMLLADQATRPLRHITKTIKQISAGDLDRQVQIQGKDELAVLGTNINQMTRQIKILVEEQIIAVEQANLLAQIGSSIIPDQEALEQIVQEALEGIRTILKASRIVIYRFNPDYSGYISHESVGLDYPKALEHQIGDACISEELIEAYKQGRVVPTDDVTCAGFHPQHLQLMEQLQIRANLVVPVLKQGNLFGLLIAHYCDEPHQWNEREINFLKQVGEQLTITLDRLSLQQQRREDVKMSHILKDITVKISAAINTTELLEIAVNHMRRAIKTDRVIVYRFEPNWTGKIIAESVVNGFPAAIGAEIYDPCFAEKYVDKYQQGRVQATPDIYKAGLTDCHLKQLSPFKVRANLVAPILCKGELLGLFIAHQCDQPRQWDTAQVSFFSQVAAQIGFALERADLIEKQQKSEEEQRQGKEQLQKRALELLIEVDPVSRGDLTIRAKVTEDEIGTIADSYNATIENLRKIVTQVQGVAGQLTVTTNANEVAVRDLSEESFHQAQDISGALESLQAMNISIRAVAANAELAETTVQKATETVEAGEEAMNRTVDGIMAIRQTVAETAKKVKRLGESSQKISKVVNLISSFADQTNLLALNASIEAAHAGEEGRGFAVVADEVRSLARQSAQATSEIETLVASIQAETNDVVAAMEAGTEQVVTGTKLVDETRKSLNQITVASAQITELVEAIAKAAVEQSQTSQTVTQTMIQVAAISDKTSQEAALVSDSFKQLLMVAQSLEESVRQFKVI; translated from the coding sequence ATGACTCAAACTTCCCCTAAACCTACTCCAAACCCTCATCAAAACAATGGCTATGTTTCTGGTAGCACGATCAATAACCCTCAGAAGCAGAACCAAAATCAATTATCCTCTACTCAGCAAATTAGGCGACAGTTGACACCTTCCCTACCCCTTACCTGGTGGCAAACCTTAACTTTACGTTATAAAGCGATGATAGTTGCTACTCTCATCGGAGTAGTTCCTGTCGTGATAGTGGGAACTATTGCTTATCAAGTGGCTAACAGAGCAATTACTCAGCAGATTACTCAATTAAAAACTAGTCAAGGAGTTGAATTAACTAACAAAATTAATCGTTTTATGAGCGATCGCTATCTTGATATTCAAACTATAGCAACTCTCGAAACTTTTACTAATTCTGAATTAAGAAACACTATTTCTCCTTTAGAAAAACAAAAACTTTTAAATAAACTAATCAATATCTATAAATTATATGACAGCATTGCTGTTTTTGATCTTAAGGGAAATGTAATTGGTCAATCAAAGGGAATTTATCTAAAAAATCATAAAGAGCGCAGCTATTTTCAAGAAGTTCTCAAAACCAATGTTCCTATTATGACTCAACCACTTGTCTCCAAGGTTGATGGAACGTTTAATATTTATACGGCTGCTCCTATTAAAGATAAAGCCACAGGCCAAACCGTTGCTATTGTTAGGGCCCGTCTTCCAGTTAAATTCTTGCAAAAACTTCTACCGAACCGAGATATATCACAAGGGGAATTTTATCTAATTAATAATACAAAAGAGGTGTTTTTCGCTCCGTCAGGAGTTCAGATAACTCAACTTAATACTCTGGGTAAAACTAATTTAAAAACAGAAAAAATTGAACATAAAAGCATTAATGTTGATTCAATTTTCCCTAATTTTGCACAATTATCTCAAAATAAACTAGCTACTACCCTTAAATCATCTAAAAATTTTGTAACTTATGTTCCTTTTGAGTCTTTAGAAAATTTACCAGATTTAGGCTGGAGTGTCATTATTACTCTTGATAATGCCATGGCTTTTGCCTCTCAAAAACAACTATTATCGACATTATTATGGGGAACTTTAATCGCATCAGGGATAGTAGGAGTTCTTGCTATGCTTTTAGCTGATCAAGCAACTCGTCCTTTACGCCATATTACTAAGACGATCAAACAAATTAGCGCAGGAGATCTTGATAGACAAGTTCAGATACAAGGAAAAGATGAATTAGCCGTATTAGGCACTAATATTAATCAAATGACTAGGCAGATTAAAATCCTAGTCGAAGAACAAATTATTGCAGTTGAACAAGCCAATCTTTTGGCACAAATTGGGAGTAGTATTATTCCTGATCAGGAAGCTCTTGAACAAATTGTGCAGGAGGCTTTAGAGGGAATCAGAACTATTCTTAAGGCCAGTCGCATCGTTATTTATCGTTTTAATCCTGATTATTCTGGCTATATTTCTCATGAATCTGTGGGCTTAGATTATCCTAAAGCTTTAGAACATCAAATTGGTGATGCCTGTATTTCTGAAGAATTAATTGAGGCTTATAAACAGGGCCGCGTTGTTCCCACTGATGATGTTACCTGCGCAGGTTTTCATCCTCAACATCTCCAATTAATGGAACAATTACAGATTCGGGCTAATTTAGTGGTTCCTGTTCTCAAACAAGGTAATTTATTTGGATTATTAATTGCTCATTATTGTGATGAACCTCATCAATGGAATGAGCGAGAAATCAATTTTCTTAAACAAGTAGGAGAACAATTAACAATTACCTTAGATCGTTTGAGTTTACAACAACAACGACGGGAAGACGTAAAAATGTCCCACATTCTTAAGGATATTACTGTCAAAATTTCGGCAGCCATTAACACAACTGAGCTATTAGAAATTGCGGTTAATCATATGCGTCGTGCTATCAAAACTGATCGCGTTATTGTCTATCGTTTTGAGCCAAATTGGACTGGTAAAATTATTGCAGAATCTGTTGTTAATGGGTTTCCTGCAGCAATAGGAGCAGAAATTTATGATCCTTGTTTTGCCGAAAAATATGTAGATAAATATCAACAAGGTCGCGTTCAAGCAACTCCTGATATTTATAAAGCAGGGTTAACAGACTGTCATTTAAAACAATTATCCCCCTTTAAAGTTCGGGCGAATTTAGTAGCTCCTATTCTCTGTAAAGGTGAATTATTAGGCTTATTTATTGCCCATCAATGTGATCAACCTCGTCAATGGGATACAGCACAAGTAAGCTTCTTTTCTCAAGTAGCGGCTCAAATCGGATTTGCCCTAGAACGGGCGGATCTCATAGAAAAACAGCAAAAATCGGAAGAAGAACAACGTCAAGGTAAAGAACAATTACAAAAACGAGCTTTAGAACTCTTGATAGAGGTTGATCCCGTCAGTCGTGGGGATCTCACCATTCGGGCTAAAGTGACAGAAGATGAAATTGGCACCATTGCCGACTCTTATAACGCCACCATTGAAAACCTACGAAAAATTGTAACTCAGGTACAAGGAGTTGCGGGTCAATTAACTGTCACCACAAATGCCAATGAAGTAGCGGTACGAGACTTATCTGAAGAATCTTTTCATCAAGCACAAGATATTTCTGGGGCCTTGGAAAGTCTGCAAGCGATGAATATTTCTATCCGTGCAGTTGCGGCTAATGCTGAACTGGCAGAAACAACGGTACAAAAAGCTACGGAAACGGTAGAAGCTGGAGAAGAAGCCATGAACCGCACGGTAGATGGAATTATGGCTATTCGCCAAACGGTGGCAGAAACGGCTAAAAAAGTCAAACGTCTAGGAGAATCTTCTCAGAAAATTTCTAAGGTTGTCAACCTTATTAGTAGTTTTGCCGACCAAACGAACCTTTTAGCCTTAAATGCTTCTATTGAGGCGGCTCACGCAGGAGAAGAAGGCCGAGGCTTTGCTGTGGTTGCTGATGAGGTACGTTCTTTAGCCCGTCAGTCAGCCCAAGCTACTTCAGAAATTGAAACATTAGTGGCAAGTATTCAAGCTGAAACTAATGATGTGGTAGCGGCAATGGAAGCTGGAACTGAACAGGTTGTTACCGGAACTAAATTAGTAGATGAAACTCGTAAAAGTCTTAATCAAATTACCGTAGCGAGTGCGCAAATTACTGAATTAGTCGAAGCGATCGCTAAAGCTGCTGTTGAACAGTCTCAAACCAGTCAAACTGTTACCCAAACTATGATACAAGTGGCGGCAATTTCAGATAAAACGTCTCAAGAAGCGGCCCTGGTTTCTGACTCCTTTAAACAATTATTAATGGTGGCTCAATCTCTCGAAGAAAGTGTTCGCCAGTTTAAAGTTATTTAA
- a CDS encoding Tll0287-like domain-containing protein translates to MNEISNFFQSIRIPMRFIVLIVLAISSWFIVVSCSATNAGQYADNMAPDLIADYIYRIIKSERTIYGKYVVQRLKDENVIRASEHWEQDKSLPLPAQMFRMTAELASENSPFNYGSISPWSLNEGNTPNTDFEKKAMENVLNTGLPFKDYQTKDGKKYFSAVYPDKAVAASCVDCHNSHPIHKQRYPEKIFKVGDVMGGIIINLPLDSQ, encoded by the coding sequence ATGAATGAAATTAGCAATTTTTTTCAATCTATTCGCATTCCTATGAGGTTTATTGTTCTCATTGTTTTGGCAATTAGCAGTTGGTTTATTGTGGTATCTTGTAGTGCCACAAATGCGGGACAATATGCGGATAATATGGCTCCTGATTTAATTGCTGATTATATCTATCGCATTATCAAATCTGAGCGCACGATTTATGGAAAATATGTTGTTCAAAGACTTAAGGATGAAAATGTTATTCGCGCCTCTGAACATTGGGAACAGGATAAGTCTTTACCTTTGCCGGCCCAAATGTTTAGGATGACAGCAGAATTAGCTTCTGAAAATAGTCCTTTTAATTATGGTTCTATTTCTCCTTGGAGTTTGAATGAGGGTAATACGCCTAATACTGATTTCGAGAAAAAAGCAATGGAAAATGTTTTAAATACTGGTCTACCGTTTAAAGATTATCAAACTAAAGATGGTAAAAAATATTTCTCTGCTGTCTATCCAGATAAAGCTGTTGCTGCCAGTTGTGTTGATTGTCATAATAGTCATCCTATCCATAAACAACGTTACCCTGAAAAGATATTTAAGGTGGGAGATGTGATGGGGGGAATTATAATTAATTTGCCTCTAGACAGTCAATGA
- a CDS encoding methyl-accepting chemotaxis protein, with product MQTPVNSELNSIVNESLKSDLYESKMRDTKRKEEYVLSRPLQAFYDLPIAKKTQIISALMFVAFGGMVAVESRALVSNLRSQLHNQNLSQLTVTELNYNTELKNIGLTFASLAENPTIIKATLNDVKGQVSNGTEKQEVQIILDNEVEIRNLEYATLVGKDLRIIATGKTDEDKQSQQNIPGQIFNPSNLVSQALQTKQQIQTTELRIDTVKKQKPKNTLISYTITPIKAPGTQIVIGVLVSGNIINKNMAIFQKTVEAFPGIGYAGIYAHNPINKQFSVATSYAKTELRQAFTNLPLTNQSILQEAVTAKGNRITNRISVGDHTYTVAAKAIPNLKGEPIAILLYGDPEFALNEILKEGLELQVTLSVVVLSLLVLIASTIANSITKPIKNLFDVTKEFTQGNYHVRAKVNSKDEIGQLAGNFNAMAQTIEANINQIEAKIEMFRFLSELPVLNNFDNSSIDQWLNQVLAKTRQLINSDRLFLYRVQTDSNGQISQESIKTKSISRLEGSNFNHNWIPEEILSNNDHKNVWIINNISENSLSSEYKKWLERGKVRASLGIPIFYKGTLFGVLFAHQCLNQYEWNETKINFLKQIVNSLEIILERVYLLQKNTLETKLFASLKAISVNMAREFKADNLFNLVVKESREALLTDRVIIYRFDQNWKGTIIAESVDELYPNALGKMIADPCFAEKYVEKYRQGRVQATNNIYNAGLTNCHLQQLAPLKVKANLVVPIVVLGELLGLLIAHHCECPREWQQPEINFLTQVGLQVGITLEKANLFDEYFQSEEQQKLAKEQLQKRALDLLIEVEPISRGDLTIRAKVTQDEIGTIADSYNSTVENLNRIVTNVKQASDELTITTKTNENSITTLTTEAMRQVQEIGLASDHLTVMQDSINSVANNAETTLTAFSEASKTLEAGDLAINQTVDSMMAIGQTVAETAQKVQNLGESSQKIAKVVNLISRFAAQTHLLALKASIEAARAGEEGRGFAVIADEVRSLAASSAEATAEIETLVNSIQLQTKEVSQTMKTGTEQVVIGTKLVEQTRHNLNKITVTSSQIEQLVNSIVQATIEQSATSESMYQVMGDVTSIAQNTSDTASQLSDSMQKILSLAQQLQGSVDKFKVHKS from the coding sequence ATGCAAACTCCAGTCAATTCCGAACTTAATTCTATTGTTAATGAATCTCTTAAGTCTGATCTTTATGAGTCAAAAATGAGAGATACAAAAAGAAAAGAAGAATATGTTTTATCTCGACCCTTACAAGCATTTTATGATCTGCCAATTGCTAAAAAAACTCAGATTATTAGTGCCTTGATGTTTGTTGCTTTTGGCGGTATGGTAGCAGTAGAATCAAGAGCTTTGGTAAGTAATTTACGCTCTCAACTCCACAACCAAAATTTATCTCAATTAACTGTTACCGAACTCAACTATAACACTGAGTTGAAAAATATTGGACTAACTTTTGCCTCACTTGCAGAAAATCCAACTATTATTAAAGCTACTCTTAACGATGTTAAGGGTCAAGTTTCAAACGGAACAGAAAAACAAGAAGTCCAAATAATTCTTGATAATGAAGTAGAAATTCGTAACTTAGAATATGCTACTTTAGTTGGCAAAGATTTACGTATTATTGCTACAGGAAAAACCGATGAAGACAAACAGTCACAACAAAATATTCCAGGGCAAATCTTTAATCCTAGTAATTTAGTCAGTCAAGCTTTACAAACAAAACAGCAAATTCAAACCACTGAATTAAGGATAGACACAGTTAAAAAACAAAAGCCTAAAAATACTTTAATTAGTTATACAATTACTCCCATTAAAGCACCCGGTACTCAAATAGTCATCGGTGTTTTAGTCTCTGGTAATATTATTAATAAAAATATGGCAATTTTCCAGAAAACAGTTGAAGCTTTTCCAGGAATTGGTTATGCTGGTATTTATGCTCATAATCCTATTAATAAACAATTTTCGGTGGCTACATCTTATGCAAAAACAGAACTACGACAAGCTTTTACTAATTTACCATTAACAAATCAATCTATCTTACAAGAAGCTGTTACAGCGAAAGGAAACCGAATTACAAATCGTATTTCTGTTGGCGATCATACTTATACTGTAGCTGCTAAAGCTATTCCTAATTTAAAAGGAGAACCCATAGCTATTTTACTCTATGGTGATCCTGAATTCGCTCTTAATGAGATTCTTAAAGAAGGGTTAGAATTACAAGTCACTCTATCAGTTGTGGTCTTAAGTTTGCTGGTTTTAATTGCATCAACTATCGCCAATAGTATCACCAAACCAATTAAAAATCTTTTCGACGTTACTAAAGAATTTACTCAAGGTAATTATCATGTCAGGGCTAAGGTAAACAGTAAAGATGAAATCGGCCAGTTAGCTGGTAATTTTAATGCTATGGCTCAAACTATCGAGGCTAATATTAATCAAATAGAAGCTAAAATAGAGATGTTTAGATTCTTAAGTGAATTACCTGTTTTAAACAATTTTGATAATTCATCTATAGACCAATGGTTGAATCAAGTTTTAGCCAAAACAAGACAATTAATAAATAGCGATCGCCTTTTTCTTTATCGTGTTCAAACTGATAGCAATGGTCAAATTTCTCAGGAATCGATAAAAACAAAATCTATTTCTCGTTTAGAGGGAAGCAATTTTAATCATAATTGGATACCTGAAGAAATACTCTCAAATAATGATCATAAAAATGTTTGGATAATTAATAATATTTCCGAAAATTCCCTATCTTCTGAATATAAAAAATGGTTAGAACGAGGAAAAGTTAGGGCAAGTCTAGGAATTCCTATTTTTTATAAAGGTACTCTTTTTGGTGTTTTATTTGCTCATCAATGTCTTAATCAATATGAATGGAATGAAACAAAAATTAACTTTTTAAAACAAATAGTTAATTCCCTAGAAATTATCTTAGAAAGAGTTTATTTATTACAAAAAAACACTTTAGAAACAAAACTTTTTGCTTCCCTCAAAGCCATTAGTGTAAATATGGCTAGAGAATTTAAAGCAGATAATTTATTTAATTTAGTCGTAAAAGAAAGTCGAGAGGCATTGTTAACCGACCGAGTAATTATCTATCGTTTTGATCAAAATTGGAAGGGAACAATCATTGCTGAGTCAGTAGATGAACTTTATCCTAATGCCTTAGGGAAAATGATTGCTGATCCTTGTTTTGCCGAAAAATATGTAGAAAAGTACCGTCAAGGACGAGTTCAAGCTACTAATAATATTTATAATGCCGGATTAACTAATTGTCATTTGCAACAATTAGCCCCTTTGAAAGTTAAAGCTAATTTAGTCGTTCCTATTGTGGTACTTGGGGAACTTTTAGGATTATTAATTGCCCATCATTGTGAATGTCCTCGTGAATGGCAACAACCAGAAATTAATTTTTTAACTCAAGTAGGTTTACAAGTAGGAATTACCCTAGAAAAAGCTAACTTATTCGATGAATATTTTCAGTCTGAAGAACAACAAAAACTAGCCAAAGAACAGTTACAAAAACGAGCTTTAGATTTACTCATAGAAGTAGAACCAATTAGTCGCGGAGATCTCACAATTCGCGCCAAAGTTACTCAGGATGAAATTGGTACTATTGCCGATTCTTATAATTCTACGGTAGAAAATCTTAATCGTATTGTTACCAACGTTAAACAAGCATCTGACGAGTTAACAATAACAACTAAAACTAATGAAAATTCTATCACCACCCTGACCACAGAAGCCATGCGTCAGGTGCAAGAAATTGGCTTAGCAAGCGATCATTTAACCGTGATGCAAGATTCTATCAATTCAGTGGCAAATAACGCTGAAACAACCTTAACCGCTTTCTCAGAGGCTAGTAAAACTCTCGAAGCTGGAGACTTAGCCATAAATCAAACTGTTGATAGTATGATGGCAATAGGGCAAACGGTAGCAGAAACCGCTCAAAAAGTGCAAAATTTAGGGGAATCTTCCCAGAAAATTGCTAAAGTTGTTAACTTAATTAGTCGTTTCGCGGCTCAAACCCATTTACTTGCTTTAAAAGCTTCCATTGAAGCAGCACGAGCAGGAGAAGAAGGACGAGGTTTTGCCGTCATTGCCGATGAAGTCAGAAGCTTAGCTGCAAGTTCAGCCGAAGCGACTGCCGAAATTGAAACTTTGGTTAATAGTATTCAACTCCAAACTAAAGAAGTTTCTCAAACTATGAAAACGGGAACTGAACAAGTTGTGATAGGAACTAAATTAGTCGAACAAACCCGTCATAATCTTAACAAAATTACTGTTACCAGTAGCCAAATTGAGCAACTGGTGAACTCGATTGTTCAAGCAACTATTGAACAATCAGCCACATCTGAATCTATGTATCAGGTGATGGGAGATGTTACCTCAATTGCTCAAAATACCTCTGATACAGCTTCACAATTATCGGATTCTATGCAGAAAATCTTATCTTTAGCTCAACAACTTCAAGGGAGTGTAGATAAATTTAAGGTTCATAAATCATAA
- a CDS encoding hybrid sensor histidine kinase/response regulator — protein MMNSEIRDQAYQFFIEEAPDLLQIIESGLLTIREDRSIAKVHEIMRAAHSIKGGAASVGLDTIKTLAHRIEDIFKAFYDETVIIDQQLESLLLQAYDCLKNPLTQQLNTGSFDQEFALETALPILETLETLLGDSLAQGDQYIASSADLGVDIVASIFEVDIMQALEQLAGIIAKADNYDVVQELRTTAEIFQGLAELLNLPGFGAITQALTTALDHHPQQAVTIAHLALTDFRDSCHQVLEKGDRTQGGQPSAALLALTQTTSKTPPIPSPVFSLDNLFEEELELTPLISVSEEEQAIISLSEPISSNSSDFGDILPLDDIFAQVNPELDFFEAATSPEASVDESFLIPSLDDVFGDFGSLDIVSEAPVSPENLDTLIQSVEGIFDQLPPLPTPIEENDDLPVLSSRGERPFAPTNTFESPSQLITPSQETLTQIQEETAKEKTIPGGKLSVRVDFNRLEKMNNLVGELVINRNSLSLQNEQIQGSVKGLLNRFSYFQKITSKLREFSDEMLVTPETYRSVNNSRQTARQSLSVATDFDSLEMDSYGNLYYLLQNLLEEMIQLEESVDDIVLFARSSNQTLEQQRQMLTNLRDELMWAKMLPLGEVLNRFPRVLRDLCTTYNKSVKLKLIGTGVLVDKAALEKLYDPLLHLLRNAFDHGIETPDIRQQLGKSPEAKIEIRAYHQGNQTIIEIRDDGSGLNLEKIAQKAIMVGLLTPEEIAVASKETLQNLIFQPGFSTASQVSELSGRGVGLDVVREQLHILKGNVSVSSITGKGTTFTLRLPFTLTIAKLLVCLINQEGSSQTTAFALPSDSIEEIIMPQAEQIKTSGNNRFLYWKQQIIPMYPLQNMLDYRCPVSESFASKSLHSMANPDDWGFPLLILRRGDQLYALEVSRLVTEQELVIKPFGSAMAAPTYTYGCTILGDGTLIPVINGSLLIEYFLDPIAPNSDSKTILPNIPEIESSVTVPSQITPTVLVVDDSAALRRTLALTLQKSGYRVVQAKDGREALEQLEQSSGIKLVICDVEMPNMNGFEFLGQRRRDPELMKIPVAMLTSRSSDKHRQLATHLGASAYFTKPYIEQQFLASVKNMMN, from the coding sequence ATGATGAATTCTGAAATCCGCGACCAAGCTTATCAGTTTTTTATTGAAGAAGCCCCTGATCTTTTACAAATTATTGAATCGGGTTTATTAACTATACGAGAAGACAGAAGCATAGCTAAAGTTCATGAAATTATGCGGGCTGCTCACTCTATTAAAGGGGGGGCCGCTAGTGTAGGACTTGATACTATTAAAACTTTAGCCCATCGTATTGAAGATATTTTTAAAGCTTTTTATGATGAGACAGTTATTATTGATCAGCAATTAGAAAGTTTATTACTCCAAGCTTATGATTGTCTCAAAAATCCCCTTACACAACAACTCAATACGGGCAGTTTTGATCAAGAATTTGCTTTAGAAACCGCCCTACCTATTTTAGAAACTCTTGAAACACTTTTAGGAGATAGTTTAGCCCAAGGAGATCAGTATATTGCCTCTTCTGCTGACTTAGGTGTAGATATTGTCGCTTCTATTTTTGAAGTTGATATTATGCAAGCTTTAGAACAATTAGCAGGTATTATTGCTAAAGCTGATAATTATGATGTAGTTCAAGAATTACGAACAACTGCCGAAATTTTTCAAGGTTTAGCAGAATTACTCAATTTACCTGGATTTGGGGCCATTACTCAGGCTTTAACTACTGCTCTTGATCATCATCCCCAACAAGCTGTAACCATTGCTCATCTAGCTTTGACGGATTTTCGAGATAGTTGCCATCAAGTCTTAGAAAAAGGTGATCGCACTCAAGGGGGACAACCTTCTGCGGCATTATTAGCTTTAACCCAAACCACCTCAAAAACGCCCCCTATTCCTTCTCCTGTCTTCTCCTTAGATAATTTATTTGAAGAAGAACTTGAATTAACCCCTCTGATATCCGTATCCGAAGAGGAACAAGCAATTATCTCCTTATCTGAACCAATTAGCTCTAATTCTTCTGATTTTGGAGATATCCTACCTTTAGATGATATTTTTGCACAAGTCAACCCCGAACTCGATTTCTTTGAGGCGGCCACCTCACCAGAAGCGTCTGTAGATGAGTCGTTCCTGATTCCTTCTTTAGATGATGTTTTTGGCGATTTTGGCAGCCTAGACATTGTTTCTGAAGCCCCAGTATCCCCAGAAAATCTTGATACCCTTATACAGTCGGTTGAAGGCATATTTGACCAACTTCCCCCTCTCCCCACTCCCATAGAGGAGAATGATGATTTGCCCGTACTTTCGAGTAGGGGCGAAAGGCCTTTCGCCCCTACCAATACTTTTGAATCACCCTCTCAACTCATCACTCCTAGTCAAGAAACCCTTACTCAAATACAGGAAGAAACCGCCAAAGAAAAAACAATTCCCGGAGGAAAACTATCGGTTAGAGTAGACTTTAATCGATTAGAAAAAATGAATAATTTGGTGGGAGAATTAGTAATTAATCGTAATAGTTTATCCTTGCAAAATGAGCAAATTCAAGGTTCAGTAAAAGGACTTCTTAATCGATTTAGTTACTTCCAAAAAATAACGAGTAAATTACGAGAATTTTCAGACGAAATGTTAGTTACACCTGAAACTTACCGCTCCGTTAATAATTCCCGTCAGACTGCCAGACAAAGTTTGTCTGTGGCCACAGATTTTGATTCTCTAGAAATGGATTCTTATGGTAATCTTTATTATCTGTTACAAAACTTATTAGAAGAAATGATCCAGTTAGAAGAATCCGTTGATGATATTGTCTTATTTGCCCGTTCTTCTAATCAAACTCTAGAGCAACAACGGCAAATGCTCACCAATCTTCGAGATGAATTAATGTGGGCTAAAATGCTTCCTTTAGGAGAAGTATTAAATCGATTTCCTAGAGTTTTACGGGATCTTTGTACAACGTATAATAAATCTGTCAAACTTAAATTAATTGGAACCGGAGTTTTAGTGGATAAAGCGGCTCTAGAAAAACTTTATGATCCTTTACTTCATTTACTCCGTAATGCTTTTGATCATGGTATTGAAACCCCTGATATTCGCCAACAACTGGGTAAATCACCAGAAGCAAAAATAGAAATTCGGGCTTATCATCAAGGAAACCAAACTATTATAGAAATTCGAGATGATGGCTCAGGACTAAATTTAGAAAAAATTGCTCAAAAAGCTATTATGGTAGGCTTATTAACCCCTGAAGAAATAGCAGTTGCTTCTAAAGAAACCCTCCAAAATTTGATTTTTCAACCAGGATTTTCTACCGCTTCTCAAGTTAGTGAATTATCCGGTCGAGGAGTAGGATTAGATGTAGTCAGGGAGCAATTACATATACTTAAAGGAAACGTATCAGTTAGTTCTATTACCGGTAAAGGAACTACCTTTACTTTGCGTCTTCCTTTCACCCTAACCATTGCTAAATTATTAGTCTGTTTAATTAACCAAGAAGGAAGTTCTCAAACAACTGCTTTTGCTCTACCTTCTGATAGTATAGAAGAAATTATAATGCCCCAAGCAGAGCAAATTAAAACATCAGGAAATAATAGATTTTTATACTGGAAGCAGCAAATTATTCCTATGTATCCTTTACAAAATATGCTGGATTATCGCTGTCCTGTTTCTGAAAGTTTTGCTAGTAAATCTCTCCATAGTATGGCTAATCCTGATGATTGGGGTTTCCCTTTATTAATTTTACGTCGAGGTGATCAATTATATGCTTTAGAAGTTAGTCGTTTGGTTACAGAACAAGAACTGGTTATTAAACCTTTTGGCTCAGCAATGGCGGCTCCAACTTATACTTATGGTTGTACAATTTTGGGAGATGGAACCTTAATTCCAGTTATTAATGGTAGTCTCCTCATTGAATATTTCCTCGATCCTATCGCACCTAATTCTGATTCTAAAACCATCTTACCAAACATCCCAGAAATTGAATCTTCTGTAACAGTTCCCTCCCAAATTACCCCAACCGTTTTAGTCGTAGATGATTCTGCGGCCTTACGACGAACTCTAGCGTTAACCTTACAAAAATCAGGTTATCGGGTAGTACAAGCTAAGGATGGACGGGAAGCTCTAGAACAGTTAGAACAAAGTTCAGGCATTAAATTAGTCATTTGTGACGTAGAAATGCCCAATATGAACGGATTTGAGTTTCTCGGACAACGACGACGTGATCCCGAATTAATGAAAATTCCTGTCGCTATGTTGACTTCTCGTAGTAGTGACAAACATCGTCAGTTAGCAACTCATTTAGGAGCAAGTGCTTATTTTACTAAGCCTTATATTGAACAACAATTCTTAGCATCTGTTAAAAATATGATGAATTAA